AGCGTGCGTTCCATGTCAGCTTCCATGACCCATTCCCACAGCCCGTCGCTGCACAGCAGCAGGGCGTCGCCCGGCAGCAAGGTGGTGGCGCCGGCCGACAGCTCGATCTGGGTATCGCCCTCGGCGCCAATGGCGGCAAACAGGATATTGCGCTGCGGATGGCGGCGCAGCTGCTCGGCGCGGGCATAGCCGGCGTCGATCAGCTGCTGGGTCAGGCTGTGGTCCTTGCTCATTGCATGCAGGCGAGCATTGCGGAACAGGTAAATGCGGGTGTCGCCCAGGTGGGCCCACAGGGCCTGGCCGCGCGCGCGGTCCACCAGCAGGGTGGCCACGGTGGTGCTCATGTCGGCATAGCGGGGCGTTTGCAGCTTGCGCCTGGCCACTTCGCCGCTGGCGCTGGAGGCATAGCCGAGCAGGGCGTCGCTGCCGAAGCGCGGGTTGTCCTGGAAGGCATTGAGGATGGCGTCCACCACCACGCGCGAGGCCACTTCGCCGCCTTCGTGGCCACCGGCGCCGTCGGCTACCACGAAGCAGGCCAGCGGGTCGCGGAAGGTTTCGCCCACCGTGTCCTGGTTGGTGGCGCGCTGGCCGATATCGTTAATCCTGGTCCATGACAGGTCGATCGGCACCTGGTCAACCATTGTCGCTGCCCGCGTTGCGCTCGACTTCCTTTTCGTAGGCGTCCAGGAAATCGGCGCCGAACAGGGTCTTGAACTGGTCCTGCGATTCGCCCGCCACGCCATGGTGCTGCTGGCAGTACATGTCCCACAGGGCTGCCTTGCGCTTGAACGGCACGATCGCAAACAGGGGATTGGCTTTCAGGTTCGTTTCAATGCGTTCCGGGCGCAGGCGGCGGATCACCTTGTCCATGCTGGCGCGGGTGCCGACCACCACGCCTTTCTGGTGACCGCGCAGGTCGCGGTAAGCGTCTTCGATCGATTCGAGCGGCTCCATAAAGCCGGGCATCTTCTTGCGCAGCATCTGGGTCAGCACGGTTTCACTGTCCGGGAAAAATTTCAGCGGGTTGTTGTTGCGCATGACGACCACCGTCACGTCGGCCTTCACTTCCTGCTTGACCAGCGAGCGCAAGGCCAGCAGGTCGATCGTGCCTTGCAGGCAACTATTCATCAGCTTGCCAAGCAATTCCATCAATTCGGGAGTCAGTGATCCGATCGCGTCGGACGGAATGCCCGCGCCACGCAAGAATGCCTGTTTCAGGACTTCACGGTCATCGGCTACGACTTCGTTATTCATTAGCATGGGATCCTGAGAATGTGATGTTTATTCGCAGCAATAATGCCAGATTTGGGCAGGCCGGTCACCTTCCACACGCGCTTATTTCACAGTTGCCGGGAGAACGTACATCCCAGCCCACACAACTTGCCCTGAACTGACAGGACTGTCAATGTTTTACACATCGAATCATGCCTGCGAAACAACGTTGTAATTACACAACTCCGGCCCTCAAACGGCGATGAAACGCATCTTGAAGCTGCGCCCCTTGATATTGCCAAAGTCAGGGCCCAGCCTGTTGCCGGCGTTGAGGCGGCGAAAGGCCTGGTCCGCTACCCGGCGATCCAGTGCCACATAGGTCATGAACTCAAACACATTGATCTTGCCCACCTGTTCCTTGTCCAGGCCGGCGTCGCCCGTGAGCGCGCCCAGCAGGTCGCCGGGGCGCAGCTTGTCCTTCTTGCCACCCATGATGCACAGCGTGACCATGGGTGCGGGCGCAGCTTCTTCCGCGTCGCCGCCAAGCTCGTCCAGCGCGTGCCACTGCACCGGCGCATTCTGGTATTGCTCGATCAGGCGCACCCACTTTTTCTCGTTCGGTGCGCACAGCGTCAGGGCCAGGCCCGACTCGCCTGCGCGGCCGGTGCGGCCCACGCGGTGGATGTGCACTTCCGTATCCTTGGACACATCGGCATTGATCACCGCGCCCAGGTTGGCAATGTCCAGGCCGCGCGCGGCAACGTCGGTTGCCACCAGCACCGAGCAGCTGCGGTTGGCAAACAGGACCAGGATTTCGTCGCGCTCGCGCTGCTCCAGTTCGCCGTACAGGGCCAGGGCCGAGAAGCCCTGGGCCCGCAATTCCTCGGCCAGTTCCCGGCAATGCACCTTGGTATTGCAAAAGGCCAGCGCCGATACCGGCTTGAAGTGCTTGAGCAGGCGTCCCACGGCCGCGTCGCGCTCGTCGAAATCGACTTCGTAGAAGCGCTGCTCGATCTGGTCGCCCGCATGCTGCGCTTCCACGATCACTTCCACGGGATTGTGGAGGAAGCCTTCGGTGGCCTGGCGGATGTCGTCGGGATAGGTGGCCGAGAACAGCAATGTCTGGCGCCGCTTGGGGCAGGCGCTGACGATGCCGGCGATCTCGTCGTAAAAGCCCATGTCGGTCATGCGGTCCGCTTCATCGAGCACCAGGGTCTGTACCTTGGACAGGTCGAGCGTGCCGCGTCCCAGGTGGTCGCGGATGCGGCCCGGGGTGCCCACCACGATGTGCGCACCATGCTCGAGCGAGGCGGCCTGGGGGCGCGTGGGCGCACCGCCCGTGAGCGTGAGCACCTTGATGTTGCCTTCCCCGCGCGCCAGGCGGCGCAGCTCGTTGGCCACCTGGTCGGCCAATTCGCGCGTGGGGCACAGCACCAGGCCCTGCACCGCGAACCAGGCCGGATTGAGCTTGTGCAGGATGCCGATGCCAAACGCTGCCGTCTTGCCGCTGCCGGTCTTGGCCTGGGCGATCAGGTCGCGCCCTTCGAGCACGTGCGGCAGGCTCTTGTCCTGGATAGTCGTCATCGCGTGGTAGCCAAGCGTGGCGAGGTTGGCCAGGAAGCTTGGCGTCAAGGGCAGGGTGGTAAAGGCAATTGGAGTCATGTGATGCGGGCCGTGAAAAATGGGACGGCCCCAGTCTAACAGAGGCGCGTCAGGCGGCAGCCCAGATGGGCAGGCCGGTCAGGTCGGTGTGGTCGTCGCGGCGCCAGACGGGCAGGCCGCTGGCATCGGTTTCTTCGAGCAGTTCAAGCTGCTCCTGCTTGACAATGATCTTGCGCCGCCGCGGCACCGTGGTGCGGCGTGCTTCGGCTGGAGGGTGCATGAGGTCGGTAGCCGGGCCAAAGCCGGGCAGGTCGAGCGTTGCGTGGTCTTTTTTGTCTCTCATCTACAGCGCCGGAAAAGCAAAGGCCCGGCTGCGCGAGTCGGGCCTTGTTCGATTTTTGCGAGGGCGCAGTATAGCAGCCCGCGCGTGCTTTGCGGGGCGGTTTTTCCGCGCCCGCCCACGGGCCGCATCACCCCCGGCGGGCTTTGACAACCCCGGCGCCGCCTTAGCGAACGTGGTAAATATGATAAGGTTGTCATAAATGCTGTCTCGTGACACAATCGTGCGGCCACGGCCTTGAATCCCTGTTGATCCCGACTGGAGCACCTTCACCACAACAGCCACCTTGCCACCGACCCTGCGGGCAGCCGCCCGCCACCCATGTCAAACCACCCTGCGCGCAGCGGCGCGAGGGCGTCCCACGACGATCGTACTGGACTGGACACACCGCAATGAGCAATCGAACCACCTCGGCCGCCTGGGTGAAAGGCATCGGCGGCCTGTTTCAGGATGAAGGGCTGAACGTGCGGGAACTGTTCAGCGATATTGGTCTGGACATGGCGGCGCTGGACGACCCCCACATGCGTTTGCCGACCGACCAGGTCAGCTTGTTGTGGGAGCTGGGCGTGGCGCGCTCGCACAACGCGCTCATTGGCATCGCGGCGCCGCGCTCGTCATCGCTGGCCACCTTTGACGTGGTGGGCTACGCCATGATGTCCTGTCCCAACCTGCTCGCCAGCCTCGAGTGCCTGGTGCGCTATCTGCGCGTCGTCAGCGAAGCGGCCACGCTGGTCCTGCAGCAGCAGGGCGAGGACTGGTCGATTGCGCTGACGCTCTTTGGCGGCGACATCATCGTGCCGCGCCAGCGCTGCGAATTTGACCTGCTCACGCTGCTGTCATTCTTGCGCTGGATTGCGGGCCGCCGCATTCGTCCGCTCCAGGTCGAATTCACCCATCCCCAGCCGGATGCGCCGGACCAGTACGAAGCCGCGTTTGAAAGCCCGGTGCGCTTTAACGCGCCGGCCAACCGCATGGTGCTGGCCGGGGCCGACCTGGCGTTGCCGCTGCCCACCCACAGCCCGGCGCTGGAAAAATTCCATGCCCAGTTTGCCGGCCAGTGCATGACGCGCCTGGACCACAAGAAAATCACCCGCCTGACGGGAGAACTGATTGCCCACAAGCTGTTGGGATGGGAGCCGCGGCGCGAGGAAATCGCCCGCCTGCTGTGCCTGGGCGACCGCACGCTGCGCCGCCGGCTGGAAGAGGAAGGCACCACGTTCCAGAAGGTGCTGGACGACACCCGGCGCGAACTGGCGCAGCAATATTTTGCCCAGCAGCGCTACTCGGTGGGCGAAATTGCCTACATGCTCGGCTTTGCCGACCAGGGTACCCTGTTTCGCGCCTGCCGCCGCTGGTTTGCCGTCTCGCCCCGGCAGTACCAGTCGCGCTTCGCGCCCATGCGGCCACCGCTGGCGCGCGCGTCTTCAGCTTGACGGCGGCGGCATCCTGCTCAGGATTTCCTGGGCCCGCTCGGCCTTTTGCTGTGGCGTCAGGTGGGTCTCCTTGTCTGCCGCCATCAGGGCGATCAGCTGGCGCGTGGTTGCTTCTTCGGCCCCGAACATGGCGCGCGCCGCCTCCGCGCCCAGGTAAGACACGCGCAGCGTGTGCAGGCTGTCGAGAAGCTTGAGGCCGTCGCGTTCGTTCTCCGGCGCGTTTTCCGGCGACACGGTATGGCTGAGCGCCTTGGTGTATTGCTGGAACTGCGCGGCCAGCACCTTTAGTTCGGCGGCCGCCTGGGCCGGCAAGCCGGCGCTGATCTTGTCCAGCGCGGCCTGCATGGCCACGGGATCTTCCTCCAGCAGCAGCTTTTCCAGGTTGGCGTGGGTGTCGCTGTTCAAAATCAGCCGGCCGCGGCTGTCAGCGGAAAAACGGGGTGGCGACATGGTGCTCAAAGGTGACTCCATGGTCAGGGAGGGGCCGGCCGGCAGGGGCGCCAGCCAGGGCGCACCGGCTCCCAGCGGCGACTGGGCATAGGCGTCGCCGGCAGCCGCAGCCGCCCCTTGCGGGGCGGCCTGCGCGCCGGCCTGGGGATCTGGCGACGCGGCCGCGGCGCGCGCCTCCACGCTCCCCGGCGCGTCGTAGAACAGGCGGACAAGCAGCCAGATGAGTCCCGCGGCAGCGGCGACAGCAAGCGCAGCACGCAGCCATTGTTTCGTGTTGTTCATGTTCGCTCCAGGGGTAAATGCCGCGGGAAGGTTCGCTCAGTGTAGGACAGCGCTGCCGGATCAGAAAGGTCCGGTGGAGCGGAACGTCGAGAAGCGGCTGTCGCCGTTGAGGAACTGGCTGTAGCGCGTGTCGCTGTCGAGGAAGCGCTTCATCCACGCCACCTGGGTGTAGCTGGCCGGCTGGCTGGCCGTTTTCGGGAAGTTGTGATCGGCGCCGCGGATCACGCCCAGCATCTTGCGGGTGGTGCCAGGCGTGGCGTTATAAAAGCTGGTGGACATGCTGGGCGGCGCCACGCCGTCGGCGCTGCCGGCCAGGTAGGACATCGGCACTGCCGAGCTGCTCACATTGCTGCTCTGGGCCCATGGCGCAAATGCCACGCCGCCCTTCAGGCCAGGGGTCATGCCCGCGGCCAGCATGGCGCCGCCGCCACCCATCGACCAGCCGGCCACGCCCTGGCGGCTGATGTCCATCTTGCCGGCCACGGGACCGGTGGTGAGCGCGGTGACGGTACGCAGGGCGGCCAGGATCTGGTTGGCGCGGCTCGGCGGGAAGTCGTACGTGCTCTTGGTATTGATGGTCACCACCACGAAGCCATGCGTGGCCAGGCGGCGGCTGATGGCCGCAATCGAGGACTGGGTCGCGGTAAAGCCCGGGCACACCGCAACGACGGCATATTTGCCGGCCGTGTTGGGCGAGTACACGGTGCCGCCGCCAAAGCCGGTGCCGGACACCGACTGGGTGGACACGGCGTACGGGCCGTCAGCCTGGACGCTGGCCAGGGTGGGCGCAGGGCCGTTTTCGACCGCCAGCGCGTGGCCGGATGAGAGCAGGCCGGATGCGGCCAGCAGCGCGGCGGCAAGGCCCATGGCCGGGTGTTTGAATCGTTGCATTGATTTTCTCCTGATATGCGATGAATGGATGTGTCTTCGTGTGACTTCCTGATCGGTAAAGGATGGGAGAAACGGGTCTGGGCCCGCTGCGGGCGGCTGCGCGCCGCGCCGTGATTCCAATGCCTTTACGATATTGATTGTGAACATGAATGCAACAGGCGTCAGTGGCTGCCGTGGCCAAATTACTGGCTTTGCGCGGCCAGCCGGTGGCCATCGGGAAGCGTGCAGCAGGGAAGGGGCAGATGTGTGCGCTACGGACGGGCACAAAAAAGCCGCGTCATCCCTGGCGGGACCGCGGCTTCAGTGGTGTTGCTGTGTTCTGGTTGCGGGGACAGGATTTGAACCTGTGACCTTCGGGTTATGAGCCCGACGAGCTGCCAGACTGCTCCACCCCGCGGAAGCAATTATATAGAAGAGGGCGCCAGAGCGCAAGGATAGTCAGGAAATAGTCAGGCGCCACAGCGACGTGAGCTCGGCCGAACGCGCCGCATGCAGCGGATCGTCGCTGTCGCTGGCCTTGGGATGGGTGGGCCGCACGTCGATTTTTTCCTGCACGGCCAGGCCGCCCTCGGCGATCCAGGCCATCAGCTCGGCGCGCGGACGCAAGCCCAGGTGCTCGGCCAGGTCGGACAGGATCAGCCATGCTTCGCCACCGGGCGCCAGGTGGGCCGCGA
This region of Massilia sp. PAMC28688 genomic DNA includes:
- a CDS encoding PP2C family serine/threonine-protein phosphatase — translated: MVDQVPIDLSWTRINDIGQRATNQDTVGETFRDPLACFVVADGAGGHEGGEVASRVVVDAILNAFQDNPRFGSDALLGYASSASGEVARRKLQTPRYADMSTTVATLLVDRARGQALWAHLGDTRIYLFRNARLHAMSKDHSLTQQLIDAGYARAEQLRRHPQRNILFAAIGAEGDTQIELSAGATTLLPGDALLLCSDGLWEWVMEADMERTLSQASSCEQWLAAMCRLADDNIINSGKVRDNYSAYAILVHKAGA
- the tagH gene encoding type VI secretion system-associated FHA domain protein TagH — protein: MNNEVVADDREVLKQAFLRGAGIPSDAIGSLTPELMELLGKLMNSCLQGTIDLLALRSLVKQEVKADVTVVVMRNNNPLKFFPDSETVLTQMLRKKMPGFMEPLESIEDAYRDLRGHQKGVVVGTRASMDKVIRRLRPERIETNLKANPLFAIVPFKRKAALWDMYCQQHHGVAGESQDQFKTLFGADFLDAYEKEVERNAGSDNG
- the dbpA gene encoding ATP-dependent RNA helicase DbpA; this encodes MTPIAFTTLPLTPSFLANLATLGYHAMTTIQDKSLPHVLEGRDLIAQAKTGSGKTAAFGIGILHKLNPAWFAVQGLVLCPTRELADQVANELRRLARGEGNIKVLTLTGGAPTRPQAASLEHGAHIVVGTPGRIRDHLGRGTLDLSKVQTLVLDEADRMTDMGFYDEIAGIVSACPKRRQTLLFSATYPDDIRQATEGFLHNPVEVIVEAQHAGDQIEQRFYEVDFDERDAAVGRLLKHFKPVSALAFCNTKVHCRELAEELRAQGFSALALYGELEQRERDEILVLFANRSCSVLVATDVAARGLDIANLGAVINADVSKDTEVHIHRVGRTGRAGESGLALTLCAPNEKKWVRLIEQYQNAPVQWHALDELGGDAEEAAPAPMVTLCIMGGKKDKLRPGDLLGALTGDAGLDKEQVGKINVFEFMTYVALDRRVADQAFRRLNAGNRLGPDFGNIKGRSFKMRFIAV
- a CDS encoding AraC family transcriptional regulator; the protein is MSNRTTSAAWVKGIGGLFQDEGLNVRELFSDIGLDMAALDDPHMRLPTDQVSLLWELGVARSHNALIGIAAPRSSSLATFDVVGYAMMSCPNLLASLECLVRYLRVVSEAATLVLQQQGEDWSIALTLFGGDIIVPRQRCEFDLLTLLSFLRWIAGRRIRPLQVEFTHPQPDAPDQYEAAFESPVRFNAPANRMVLAGADLALPLPTHSPALEKFHAQFAGQCMTRLDHKKITRLTGELIAHKLLGWEPRREEIARLLCLGDRTLRRRLEEEGTTFQKVLDDTRRELAQQYFAQQRYSVGEIAYMLGFADQGTLFRACRRWFAVSPRQYQSRFAPMRPPLARASSA
- a CDS encoding lipase chaperone: MNNTKQWLRAALAVAAAAGLIWLLVRLFYDAPGSVEARAAAASPDPQAGAQAAPQGAAAAAGDAYAQSPLGAGAPWLAPLPAGPSLTMESPLSTMSPPRFSADSRGRLILNSDTHANLEKLLLEEDPVAMQAALDKISAGLPAQAAAELKVLAAQFQQYTKALSHTVSPENAPENERDGLKLLDSLHTLRVSYLGAEAARAMFGAEEATTRQLIALMAADKETHLTPQQKAERAQEILSRMPPPSS
- a CDS encoding S9 family peptidase encodes the protein MQRFKHPAMGLAAALLAASGLLSSGHALAVENGPAPTLASVQADGPYAVSTQSVSGTGFGGGTVYSPNTAGKYAVVAVCPGFTATQSSIAAISRRLATHGFVVVTINTKSTYDFPPSRANQILAALRTVTALTTGPVAGKMDISRQGVAGWSMGGGGAMLAAGMTPGLKGGVAFAPWAQSSNVSSSAVPMSYLAGSADGVAPPSMSTSFYNATPGTTRKMLGVIRGADHNFPKTASQPASYTQVAWMKRFLDSDTRYSQFLNGDSRFSTFRSTGPF